GCGCCCTTGGCCAGCAAAATTTCAAGGATTTCAAGGGAAGGAGACTCCCGGAGGTCACCGACATCTTTTTTATATGAAACCCCCAGCACCAGGATCTTAGCTCCTTTCACTGCCTTGCCGCGCTCATTGAGGGCGTCAGCCAGCCTCTGCACCACGTAGGCCGGCATGGCATGGTTGATCTCCCCGGCAAGCTCGATAAAACGGGTGGAAATCCCGTACTCCCGCGCTTTCCAGGTAAGATAAAAGGGGTCGATGGGAATACAGTGGCCTCCAAGCCCTGGACCAGGGTAGAAAGGCTGGAACCCAAACGGTTTGGTCTTGGCAGCCTCAATAACTTCCCATATATCAATGCCCATACGGTCAAAGGTAACCTTTAATTCATTTACTAAAGCAACGTTAACGGAGCGATAAATATTTTCCAGGAGCTTCGCCGCTTCAGCCACCCGGGTGGACGAAACCGGAACCACCCGGTCGATGACCTGGCTGTACAGGGTGCATGCCAGTTCCCTGCACTCAGGGGTCACCCCGCCAACAACCTTTGGAACCTTTTCCAGGGTGTGTTGACTATTACCCGGATCTTCCCGTTCCGGTGAAAAGGCCAGGAAAAAATCCTCTCCCACCCGAAGTCCGCCGGCCGTAAAACGCGGCAGAAGAACCTCCTCGGTAGTGCCGGGGTAAGTGGTGCTCTCCAGGCACACCAACTGGCCGCACCGCAAAGTAAGAGCTATCGCATCAGCAGTCTTTTCCACATACTGGAGGTCCGGCTCCCGGTAGCGGGTCAAGGGCGTTGGAACGCAAATTATGAGGGCATCTGCTTCCCGCAACCTGTCAAAATCGGCTGTGGCCTCGAACCGCCCCGAACGCACCAAAGCCGACACCTGTTCTGAAGGGATATGATGGATGTAACTGCTTCCCTCATTTAATCTTCTTACCTTTTCCGCATCGACGTCAAATCCCAAAACCTTGAAACCCGCTTTTCCAAATCGTTTCGCAAGCGGCAGCCCAACGTAACCCAGGCCAATGATACCTACTTTGTAGTCACGACTGGCAACTTGCTTTTTTATAGTATCAAATATTTTCATATACAACCTACCTTAACAACTAAAAAAGTGATTTATATGCATTTTCAGTTTGAAGTGCAACTTCATCCCAGGAATACTTTAAGGCAAAGTTTTTTGCTGAAACACTCATTCGTTTTCTACTGTCTGAATTTGTTGTTAACGAAGTTATTGCCGTAGCCAAGACCTGTGAATTCGCTGGAGGAACAAGTATTCCAGCATCATTGTTTTCAAGCAGGTCATTTAAGCCACCTACCGCACTCGCAATAACAGGCAATCCGCCCGCCATTGCTTCAAGGGCAGCAAGACTCGTGGCTTCTAACAAAGATGGGATAACGGCAAAATCCGAAGCGGCGTAAAAAATAGGCATTTTATCATATGGAATAGCGCCAACAAAACGCACATGTTTTGTAACTTTGAGTGTTTCCGCAAGGTTTTTTAAATCAGACGCCATCGGCCCATCCCCCGCTACTACAAAGAGCGGCCGCTGATTTTCAGGCACGTAAGGAATAGCCTTTAATAAGTAATGAACACCATTCTTCTGACAGAGTCTTCGCGGACAAGCAACAATGATACCCTCTTTAGGAAGACCTAGCGTCAGTCGTGCCTTTAATTTATCAGAAGGACTACCAAATGTCTTTAAATCAACGCCATTTGATATAAATATTGTGTTGACATGCTTAAATACAGATTTATATTTATCGGCCAGTTCCACACTGGGAGCAATACAAATATCCGGTTTTGTCAAAAACACCTTGATGAATTTACACTTCAGTTTATTAGAAAAAAACTCTAAAAACATAGAACTGTGGTTGGTAAAAACTAATTTTGCCGAGCTAATCCGTCGTGAATATGCTGCAAACGCACTGTCACTCCAAAGCCCATGCCAGTGGACAATATCGAACTCATTGTGCCGCATCAAAGACTTCATACTGTTAATACCCCTCGCCAGAAATTCCACATGACGTAATCCATACAAAATGCCCTGCTCAAACGTATGTGTTGGCACCAATAAGTTCTTAACACTTTCAAGCTCTGTACTGACCGGTTTATACCCATATGGAATCCTGGCCAATAAATGCACGCTATGACCCCGACGGGCAAGAGCACTGGAAAGCTTAATAACATGGTGACTTATTCCTCCAATGTATGGGAGAAAATCCTCTGAAATCATAAGAATACGCACTAGCTGTGCCTCCTATGAGAAATTTAACAGGAACCAATGGGACTTTATTTAAGAGTTAGACCTTTTAATTTCAGTGAAAGGAGTGTATTCCCGCCTTATCCCCGCACCGACGAGAAGCGCAAGTGACCGCAAAGGCACATACCAAACCATATGCGGCTGCCGCCGATCCCACGCAGCATGCATCCCTATAATTGGACTTAACAATAACCGTAATATCCCACGTAGTTGAAAGCCAGCCGCTGCTCCATGTGTCATCTTGTTATACCATGTTTTAGTAGATGAAGCGTAGTAATGTCCAAAAGCGGCAGTCCCAACCCACTTTTTCTGCCAGCCATTACCAAGCAGACGTTGAGCGAGTTCCCCGTCTTCACCCACGTTTAGATCGTCCCTAAATCCCCCTACGTCATCCAAAGCTTCTACTCGGAATATTGTCCCTCCTGCACCAATTGCACGTCTATAATTCCAATATTCGCAATCCATAGCTCCAAAAAGGCAACACCCAAGGGGTTTTTGTGCGCCGCCTACGAACGCTAATCTCTTATTTTCAGTGATCGCCCGATGCAGTGCTTCAAAATAACCGGGAGTGATCCGCATGTCCGCATCGACAAATACCACATAGGGCAAGTTTAGCTTCTTATAACCAACGTTTCGCAGTTTACCCCGATTACCACTCACCACTTCTATTAGCGGCGTATACTTCCGTGCAATTTCAGCCGTATTGTCATTCGTCCGGCTGTCCACGACAACTGAAACAGGAGCTGCGCCAACTGAACAAATACTTGCAAGGCAATCACCAATATTGTTTTCCTCGTCCCGTGCAATGATGACCACACCGAAATCTCTGTTCATAATCATCCCCCTCTCTATAAACAAATTTTAAATTTTTATGCTTTTTTTTGCTTAATATAACGAGACGCCAGGAGTGCAACTAGTGTTATTGTGATGGGATAGAATGAACTAGCTGCTATAAAATCAATGATAATTCCAGAAACCACTGTCCCCGCAAGTGCTATATTGAATGTAGTCGGAGCTGCGCAGCTTAAACGTCGGGCTATTATAGCTATTCCTATCGCATAAATAAAATAAGCTACCAAACCAATTATACCTGTCTCGGCAAGAAAACCTAGTACCGTATTGTGCACTGACAGCCCCTCGTCAGTATAACCTTCCCTAAAACTGACCCCAGCTGCATCAAAATAAAAAAGCTGATTCCTACCAAACGCACCAGACCCAATGCCCGTGACCGGATATAACTGAAAGGCAGAAAAAGCAGCTTGCCACAACACAAGCCGGACGCCAATTGTACCACTCATTGTAGAGATTTGCTCTATTCGATTGATCATCAGTGGCCATTGTAGCTCAACAAAACCAACTAAAATAAATACTATTATAGTTCCTAATATAATTATAAGCCTGTAAATACGGCGACCATGCTTCGGCATTAGCCAATAAACAACAAAAAGAGCTATTGCAAGTTGAAAAAACGCTGTTCTAAGAACCGTAACAATTACACCGAGCGTACCTAAGACAACTTTTAAGGAGTTCATGCCTCGAGAGCCTTCACCAGCACTTAAGCCAACAAGACCCCAAAGAGTTAAAAGGATTTGCAGTTCGTAAATTCCTCGACCACTTGCAAGACCCGTTCCAGCTTGAGTTCCTCCGCTTAATATTACCTGCGCAATTCCTGCAAATGTTTCAAAAAATGTTATCACAACAAGCATCCAAACCACGATCCGCTCAAAAACTGTGGCTCGCAAGGCGATTAAGACCCATGTCAAAGCAAAAGCCTCAACAAATCTAAAAATTGACCAGAACAGTTCAGGTGAAGCGTGCGGGGACAAAAGGACACTGATAAATCGTGTCAATACAATGAGAAAAAGACCTGCCAGAAGAATTAAGGAATCTGTACCAGGCACCCTCCCCCGAATGAGCGCACGGATAAACGTTATGCATAGAAGTAAAATAACATACAAGTCAAATAATCTTAACAAGCCAAAGCTGGAAGAAAAGACCCCCTGAAATAGTGGCCAATATATCATTATGGCTGGGAAAAAGAGTCCCATAACTGCCCATAATAAATTTGCCAAGTTGCTTCTAGTTAAGATAATTCTCTTTGTTGAATAATTATGGTTTATAATTGCCATGGAGTATATCCCCTTACGTATAGCTGAATAGCATACACGTATGCGCGAAATTTGCTAACATGGTCACGACGAAAGCACACAGAAAACGAATGTAGAAAAACTTTGAGAAACAGTATTATCAGGATCAGTATTTTGTGCACTATTAGCCATAATTTCGAAGCGTGTTTTGAAAAATACCTAAGCTTCGAGTTGTACCGAATAGCAGTCTTTCTCCACTCCAGACTACCTGATGATCCACCCGAAGCGTGCCTTATTTTACATCTGGTATCGTATATAAATCTATGTCCCAAATCTGCTAATCTTTTGTACAGATCGACTTCTTCATAGTAAAGAAAAAAATTTGCATCAAATTTTCCCGCCCTCACAAAAGCTTCCCGCCTCACAAAAATCGCAGATCCTTGCGCGTAGCCCAAAAAATAGTTACGATCTTTCGTTGTATTCATCGCAATATTGCTCTGATATCTATGATATCTATGATCAGCCCATTGATTTATACCAAGCTCAGATAATGCATCGCTTAATACCGTAGGTAATGACCGAAGCGAATTGCATAAGCTACCTTGTTCAATGATGCCTGGAGCTACTACTGCGCAATTAGCATCAAGCTCGAACGCAGCCCTTACGCACTCTACAGGTGAAATCAGTGTAACATCGGGGTTCATGAATAGTAGGATATCTCCGCTCGTATGCTCATATCCTATGTTGCAACCTCCTCCGTAACCCGAATTGGTGTGCGATCGTACAACCCTTACCTTGGGATGTGATTCAATAAGCGCAAGGGAGCCATCGGTAGATTGGTTGTCAACTACGACGATTTCATCTAAACTATATTCTACTTCGAGGTTCTGCAACAGCCCCTCAATGCATTCTCGCAAATGCAAACCGCTATTATAGTTCACAACGACTGCGGAAATTTTTAATTTTCTATTGACAAGATCATGTCCCATTACATTTAATCCTCCTACGCCCCATCACGGCTCCATAAAAAACCCTTGGTACCACCTCTATGGCACTAAAACATAATGCACTAAGTCTATCCATACTTAGTTTTAGTAATGCTTTTCTAATTAATTTTTTCGAATACAATCGTATATCTACCTTTCTCAAACTAC
Above is a window of Dehalococcoidia bacterium DNA encoding:
- a CDS encoding glycosyltransferase family 2 protein; the encoded protein is MGHDLVNRKLKISAVVVNYNSGLHLRECIEGLLQNLEVEYSLDEIVVVDNQSTDGSLALIESHPKVRVVRSHTNSGYGGGCNIGYEHTSGDILLFMNPDVTLISPVECVRAAFELDANCAVVAPGIIEQGSLCNSLRSLPTVLSDALSELGINQWADHRYHRYQSNIAMNTTKDRNYFLGYAQGSAIFVRREAFVRAGKFDANFFLYYEEVDLYKRLADLGHRFIYDTRCKIRHASGGSSGSLEWRKTAIRYNSKLRYFSKHASKLWLIVHKILILIILFLKVFLHSFSVCFRRDHVSKFRAYVYAIQLYVRGYTPWQL
- a CDS encoding nucleotide sugar dehydrogenase; protein product: MKIFDTIKKQVASRDYKVGIIGLGYVGLPLAKRFGKAGFKVLGFDVDAEKVRRLNEGSSYIHHIPSEQVSALVRSGRFEATADFDRLREADALIICVPTPLTRYREPDLQYVEKTADAIALTLRCGQLVCLESTTYPGTTEEVLLPRFTAGGLRVGEDFFLAFSPEREDPGNSQHTLEKVPKVVGGVTPECRELACTLYSQVIDRVVPVSSTRVAEAAKLLENIYRSVNVALVNELKVTFDRMGIDIWEVIEAAKTKPFGFQPFYPGPGLGGHCIPIDPFYLTWKAREYGISTRFIELAGEINHAMPAYVVQRLADALNERGKAVKGAKILVLGVSYKKDVGDLRESPSLEILEILLAKGARADYSDPYFPRLPIVRRHELEMESVPLTEDSVKKYDAVLVATDHSMFPYEMIHNGASLIVDSRNAFRQRGLVGAHVVGA
- a CDS encoding O-antigen ligase family protein, with translation MAIINHNYSTKRIILTRSNLANLLWAVMGLFFPAIMIYWPLFQGVFSSSFGLLRLFDLYVILLLCITFIRALIRGRVPGTDSLILLAGLFLIVLTRFISVLLSPHASPELFWSIFRFVEAFALTWVLIALRATVFERIVVWMLVVITFFETFAGIAQVILSGGTQAGTGLASGRGIYELQILLTLWGLVGLSAGEGSRGMNSLKVVLGTLGVIVTVLRTAFFQLAIALFVVYWLMPKHGRRIYRLIIILGTIIVFILVGFVELQWPLMINRIEQISTMSGTIGVRLVLWQAAFSAFQLYPVTGIGSGAFGRNQLFYFDAAGVSFREGYTDEGLSVHNTVLGFLAETGIIGLVAYFIYAIGIAIIARRLSCAAPTTFNIALAGTVVSGIIIDFIAASSFYPITITLVALLASRYIKQKKA
- a CDS encoding glycosyltransferase family 1 protein translates to MISEDFLPYIGGISHHVIKLSSALARRGHSVHLLARIPYGYKPVSTELESVKNLLVPTHTFEQGILYGLRHVEFLARGINSMKSLMRHNEFDIVHWHGLWSDSAFAAYSRRISSAKLVFTNHSSMFLEFFSNKLKCKFIKVFLTKPDICIAPSVELADKYKSVFKHVNTIFISNGVDLKTFGSPSDKLKARLTLGLPKEGIIVACPRRLCQKNGVHYLLKAIPYVPENQRPLFVVAGDGPMASDLKNLAETLKVTKHVRFVGAIPYDKMPIFYAASDFAVIPSLLEATSLAALEAMAGGLPVIASAVGGLNDLLENNDAGILVPPANSQVLATAITSLTTNSDSRKRMSVSAKNFALKYSWDEVALQTENAYKSLF
- a CDS encoding glycosyltransferase family 2 protein, which produces MIMNRDFGVVIIARDEENNIGDCLASICSVGAAPVSVVVDSRTNDNTAEIARKYTPLIEVVSGNRGKLRNVGYKKLNLPYVVFVDADMRITPGYFEALHRAITENKRLAFVGGAQKPLGCCLFGAMDCEYWNYRRAIGAGGTIFRVEALDDVGGFRDDLNVGEDGELAQRLLGNGWQKKWVGTAAFGHYYASSTKTWYNKMTHGAAAGFQLRGILRLLLSPIIGMHAAWDRRQPHMVWYVPLRSLALLVGAGIRREYTPFTEIKRSNS